The Haladaptatus cibarius D43 genome window below encodes:
- a CDS encoding DUF5790 family protein gives MSQASFEDELFGEAANEMREDVEEHLAAAREELPPVEAVWETEAENTLGALNALRSALDVGDAEDHLHDAKKWYAMGKRADAFEDADDLETEIETLDSAIEDIEDAREQVGELASTIPSLKGALEDLHAMDDGDESEDDEQDETEAEAEADEEEETEE, from the coding sequence ATGAGCCAAGCTTCGTTCGAGGACGAACTGTTCGGTGAAGCGGCGAACGAAATGCGCGAGGATGTCGAAGAACATCTCGCCGCCGCACGCGAGGAACTGCCACCAGTCGAAGCTGTCTGGGAAACCGAGGCGGAAAACACGCTCGGGGCGCTCAACGCGCTTCGCTCCGCGCTGGATGTCGGGGATGCAGAAGACCACCTTCACGACGCGAAAAAGTGGTACGCGATGGGCAAACGCGCCGACGCCTTCGAGGACGCCGACGATTTGGAAACCGAAATCGAGACATTGGACTCGGCGATTGAGGACATCGAGGACGCCCGCGAGCAGGTCGGCGAACTGGCGAGCACGATTCCGAGTTTGAAAGGCGCGCTGGAAGACCTGCACGCGATGGACGACGGTGACGAATCCGAAGACGACGAACAGGACGAAACTGAAGCGGAGGCCGAAGCCGACGAAGAGGAAGAAACCGAGGAATAG
- a CDS encoding dihydroneopterin aldolase family protein, producing the protein MEPTTRDSACFEAGIKFGALYHQFAGTPVNPESAASLETAIEESIENQPFCESVEVEILTDKLADAIDHGYTELTGKFMEVEIVVEQEGTKVVTKMEMEDGYPMMKIESVTK; encoded by the coding sequence ATGGAACCGACCACCCGAGATTCGGCCTGTTTCGAGGCGGGAATCAAATTCGGCGCGCTGTATCACCAGTTCGCCGGAACCCCGGTTAACCCCGAAAGCGCGGCCAGTCTCGAAACCGCAATCGAGGAGAGCATCGAAAACCAGCCCTTCTGTGAATCGGTCGAAGTCGAGATTTTGACGGATAAATTGGCTGACGCGATTGACCATGGCTATACAGAACTGACTGGCAAGTTCATGGAAGTCGAAATCGTTGTGGAACAGGAAGGAACTAAGGTTGTGACGAAAATGGAAATGGAAGATGGCTATCCGATGATGAAAATCGAGTCGGTGACGAAATAA
- a CDS encoding translation initiation factor IF-2 subunit beta produces MDYDSALDRGMDAVPDLETSDERFSFPNPAVQKDGSFTRLTNLGDIADSLSRDAEHVHSALQRELGTSGKFEDGQARYSGSFTESDFDAALDEYVEEFVTCSECGLPDTRLVREDRNLMLRCDACGAFRPVTKRSTSSRTHQQDAVEEGRTYEVKITGTGRKGDGVAERGKYTIFVPGAQEGDVVQIYVESVRGNLAFSRLA; encoded by the coding sequence ATGGATTACGATTCAGCTCTCGACAGAGGCATGGACGCGGTTCCAGACCTCGAAACGAGTGATGAGCGGTTTAGTTTCCCAAACCCGGCGGTACAGAAAGACGGGTCGTTCACACGACTGACGAACCTCGGTGACATCGCGGACTCCCTTTCCCGTGACGCAGAACACGTTCACAGCGCGCTCCAGCGCGAACTCGGTACCAGCGGGAAGTTTGAGGACGGACAGGCCCGCTACAGCGGGTCGTTCACGGAATCCGACTTCGACGCCGCACTGGACGAGTACGTAGAGGAGTTCGTCACCTGTTCGGAGTGTGGCCTGCCGGACACGCGCCTCGTCCGCGAAGACCGCAACCTCATGCTTCGATGTGACGCCTGTGGTGCGTTCCGCCCCGTCACGAAACGAAGCACGTCCAGTCGAACCCACCAGCAGGATGCGGTCGAGGAAGGCCGAACCTACGAGGTCAAAATCACCGGCACGGGCCGCAAAGGCGACGGTGTCGCGGAACGCGGCAAGTACACGATTTTCGTTCCGGGCGCACAGGAAGGAGACGTCGTCCAAATCTACGTCGAGAGCGTCCGCGGAAATCTCGCGTTCTCGCGTCTCGCGTAA
- a CDS encoding DUF7860 family protein, with protein sequence MGRYGDLDYPKLTKRGFFLGVALLTIGALGEIVGTALYGPLPAWENALFTDLEIIGILLGLLSPFVFGMFLPLTE encoded by the coding sequence ATGGGACGATACGGAGATTTGGATTATCCGAAACTGACGAAGCGAGGGTTCTTCCTCGGCGTCGCACTGCTCACAATCGGTGCGCTCGGCGAAATCGTCGGAACCGCACTCTACGGCCCGCTTCCCGCGTGGGAAAACGCACTATTCACCGACCTCGAAATCATCGGCATCCTGCTCGGATTGCTCTCGCCGTTCGTGTTCGGAATGTTCCTCCCGCTGACGGAATAG
- the azf gene encoding NAD-dependent glucose-6-phosphate dehydrogenase Azf has protein sequence MDDPVLLTGAEGRVGSAILGDLESKYDWRLLDREPPADESSNDFFVADITDYDAVYEAVDGAGAIIHLAGDPRPEAPWNSVLSNNIDGTHNILQAAVDSESVEKFIFASSNHAVGNYETDERTPDLYRPHDEFRLDGDEFPRPSNLYGVSKATGEVLGRYYHDEFDLSVANVRIGNLTEGHPPKDYERGQAMWLSYRDCAHLFDRCLQAEYDYEIVYGISDNDRKYYSIDRAREVFGYDPQDNSAHFD, from the coding sequence ATGGACGATCCCGTTCTTCTCACGGGTGCTGAGGGTCGGGTCGGGTCGGCGATTCTGGGCGACCTCGAATCGAAATACGACTGGCGACTCCTCGACCGAGAACCACCGGCAGATGAATCGTCGAACGACTTTTTTGTCGCGGACATCACCGACTACGACGCCGTCTACGAGGCTGTCGATGGCGCGGGCGCAATCATCCACCTCGCGGGTGACCCCCGCCCCGAGGCCCCGTGGAACAGCGTTCTGAGCAACAACATCGACGGAACGCACAACATCCTACAGGCCGCAGTCGATTCGGAAAGCGTCGAGAAATTTATCTTCGCCTCCTCGAACCACGCGGTCGGCAACTACGAAACCGACGAGCGCACACCCGACCTCTACCGACCCCACGACGAGTTCCGACTCGACGGTGACGAATTTCCCCGACCCAGTAACCTTTATGGCGTGAGCAAGGCGACGGGCGAAGTGCTCGGCCGCTACTACCACGACGAGTTCGACCTGAGCGTGGCCAACGTTCGAATCGGCAACCTCACCGAAGGGCATCCACCGAAAGATTACGAGCGCGGACAGGCGATGTGGCTTTCCTACCGCGACTGTGCCCACCTCTTCGACCGCTGTCTGCAGGCGGAGTACGACTACGAAATCGTCTACGGTATCTCCGACAACGACCGAAAATACTACTCCATCGACCGAGCGCGCGAAGTGTTCGGGTACGACCCGCAGGACAACTCCGCCCACTTCGACTAG
- a CDS encoding DUF309 domain-containing protein, with product MNDFLRAGLAIFNTGEFHAAHDAWEDHWLILDRDTEDERFLHGFIQFTAVVYHAQHANWDGIRGLAESSVFYLDGLPADYRGVNVGAVRSYLDAVRHDPEYVERVAPPRLTHEGAVLLPDDLDFDASAVAALVLAEEFGYDEWVIEKGIEFARADLESGDEGSSFITLVMDFVRDIENRGLIFQRLRGHVEKRNARERDVDGLFE from the coding sequence ATGAACGATTTCCTCCGGGCCGGACTGGCGATTTTCAACACAGGTGAGTTTCACGCCGCTCACGACGCGTGGGAAGACCACTGGTTGATCCTCGACCGCGACACCGAAGACGAGCGATTTCTGCACGGCTTCATCCAGTTCACCGCCGTCGTGTACCACGCACAGCATGCGAACTGGGACGGGATTCGCGGATTGGCCGAAAGCTCCGTCTTCTACCTCGACGGACTTCCCGCGGACTACCGCGGCGTCAACGTCGGCGCTGTTCGCTCGTACCTCGACGCAGTTCGTCACGACCCCGAATACGTCGAACGAGTTGCACCGCCGCGACTGACTCACGAGGGCGCTGTTCTCCTCCCGGACGACCTCGATTTCGACGCTTCAGCAGTTGCCGCGCTCGTTCTCGCCGAGGAGTTCGGCTACGACGAGTGGGTAATTGAGAAGGGTATCGAGTTCGCGCGCGCGGACTTGGAGTCGGGCGACGAGGGAAGCTCGTTCATCACCCTCGTCATGGATTTTGTGCGAGACATCGAGAATCGAGGACTCATCTTCCAGCGACTCCGTGGCCACGTCGAAAAACGGAATGCCCGTGAACGCGACGTTGACGGCCTGTTTGAGTGA
- a CDS encoding DUF7344 domain-containing protein: protein MSQGTVADEGSLNKIFQLLANEQRRYVLYYLHEVDAATELEDVALQITAWRREKSTEDVTETELEQTVARLRNVDLPKLANAGVVEYDSRTEMARFREPGRLFGLFLLLAARVERPLSKNSN from the coding sequence ATGTCGCAGGGAACTGTTGCTGACGAGGGGTCACTGAACAAAATATTCCAACTATTGGCGAACGAACAGCGACGGTACGTACTCTACTATCTTCACGAGGTAGACGCCGCTACCGAACTCGAAGACGTCGCTTTGCAAATCACTGCGTGGAGGCGCGAGAAATCGACCGAAGATGTGACAGAAACGGAACTCGAACAGACGGTGGCGCGTTTGCGGAACGTAGACTTACCGAAACTGGCCAATGCAGGTGTCGTAGAGTACGATTCGAGAACCGAGATGGCGCGGTTTCGGGAACCAGGACGTCTGTTCGGCCTGTTCTTGCTCCTCGCGGCGCGGGTGGAGCGTCCGCTAAGCAAGAACAGCAACTGA
- a CDS encoding class I SAM-dependent methyltransferase — protein sequence MDDLDHKRATTASFGDVARSYLDSDVHQSGADLELLASWCDGANRALDIACGAGHTAKALTENAETVFAADATPAMVETATEAFALLGIVADAERLPFADGSFDAVTCRIAAHHFPNPQAFVNEVARILAPGGVFAFEDNIAPEDDELADFYNRFERLRDPTHGEAYSAPEWLAWFREAGFTIDESVTMRKELEYESWVERTNPDAGSREKLAEFVRKPEAGTVYDVSVEEGTIRGFSNEKVLIRAEK from the coding sequence ATGGACGACCTCGACCACAAGCGGGCGACGACGGCCTCCTTCGGCGACGTTGCGCGTTCCTATCTCGATAGTGACGTTCACCAATCCGGCGCGGATTTGGAACTTCTCGCGTCGTGGTGCGACGGCGCGAATCGGGCGCTCGACATCGCCTGCGGCGCGGGCCACACCGCCAAGGCGCTCACGGAAAACGCGGAGACCGTCTTCGCCGCCGACGCAACTCCCGCAATGGTCGAAACCGCAACCGAGGCGTTCGCCCTCCTCGGCATCGTCGCCGACGCGGAACGCCTCCCGTTCGCAGATGGCAGTTTTGACGCCGTCACCTGCCGAATCGCGGCCCACCACTTTCCGAATCCGCAGGCGTTCGTGAACGAAGTTGCTCGTATCCTTGCACCCGGCGGCGTTTTCGCGTTCGAGGACAACATCGCGCCCGAGGATGACGAACTGGCCGACTTCTACAACCGATTCGAGCGTCTCCGCGACCCGACCCACGGTGAAGCTTATTCCGCCCCAGAGTGGCTTGCGTGGTTCCGCGAGGCCGGGTTTACCATCGACGAATCGGTCACCATGCGCAAGGAACTCGAATACGAGTCGTGGGTCGAACGCACGAATCCGGATGCAGGATCACGGGAGAAGTTGGCCGAATTCGTGCGAAAGCCGGAAGCAGGAACCGTGTACGACGTTTCAGTCGAAGAGGGAACTATTCGCGGGTTCAGCAACGAGAAGGTACTGATTCGGGCAGAAAAGTAG
- a CDS encoding single-stranded DNA binding protein, translating to MGVIDEVHGDLDADISLDEFRDAVEEKVEQMGGLADKETAAMLIAHELDEDEVNGVADVEPGMDEVKFIAKVTSVGDIRTFDRDGDDEDGRVLNVDVADETGSIRISLWDEQAEAAKEELETGQVLRIKGRPKDGYNGTEVSVDQAEQDEDTEIDVQVQDTYSISDLSLGLSDVNLQGKLLDTSAVRTFDRDDGSEGQVANLTLGDETGRLRVTLWDEQANTAEELSPGISVEVVDGYVRERNGSLELHVGNRGAVETIDADIDYVPESTPIADLQMGDTVDIAGVVRSADPKRTFDRDDGSEGQVKNVRVQDETGDIRVALWGEKADIELAPGDKAQFADVDVKDGWADDIEASAGWQSTISVLDSGSPTESTESSESSDSETTGLGAFSGDEDEDENGNDDSVDSTGTSATSTTNTNGTTDSTAGEQIEFTGTVVQAGNPVVLDDGEETVSVETTADVHLGQEVTARGELRDGTLDAEDVF from the coding sequence ATGGGCGTTATAGACGAGGTACATGGGGACCTCGACGCCGACATCTCTCTGGACGAGTTCCGGGACGCCGTCGAGGAAAAAGTAGAACAGATGGGCGGGCTTGCGGACAAAGAAACCGCCGCGATGCTCATTGCCCACGAATTAGACGAGGACGAAGTGAACGGGGTCGCCGACGTCGAACCCGGCATGGACGAAGTGAAGTTCATCGCCAAGGTCACGAGCGTCGGCGATATTCGCACCTTCGACCGCGATGGGGACGACGAGGACGGCCGCGTCCTGAACGTCGATGTCGCAGACGAAACCGGGTCGATTCGCATCTCGCTCTGGGACGAACAGGCCGAGGCCGCGAAGGAAGAACTCGAAACCGGACAGGTGCTCCGAATCAAGGGTCGCCCGAAGGACGGCTACAACGGCACTGAGGTCAGCGTCGACCAAGCCGAACAGGACGAGGACACGGAAATCGACGTGCAGGTGCAGGACACCTACTCGATTTCCGACCTCTCGCTCGGTCTGTCGGACGTGAACCTGCAAGGAAAACTGTTGGACACCAGCGCGGTTCGAACGTTCGACCGCGACGACGGTTCCGAGGGGCAGGTCGCAAACCTGACCCTCGGCGACGAAACGGGCAGACTGCGCGTCACGCTCTGGGACGAACAGGCGAACACCGCCGAAGAACTCTCGCCCGGCATCTCGGTCGAAGTGGTCGATGGCTACGTACGCGAGCGAAACGGGAGTCTCGAACTTCACGTCGGCAACCGTGGTGCAGTCGAAACCATCGACGCGGACATCGACTACGTCCCCGAAAGCACGCCAATCGCCGACCTCCAAATGGGGGACACGGTGGACATCGCGGGCGTGGTTCGCTCCGCCGACCCGAAACGAACGTTCGACCGCGACGACGGGTCGGAGGGACAGGTCAAAAACGTCCGCGTGCAGGACGAAACGGGCGACATCCGAGTCGCCCTCTGGGGTGAGAAGGCGGACATCGAACTCGCACCGGGCGACAAAGCTCAGTTCGCCGACGTGGACGTGAAAGACGGCTGGGCCGACGACATCGAAGCCTCCGCCGGGTGGCAGTCCACAATCTCCGTCCTCGACAGCGGTTCGCCGACGGAATCGACCGAGTCGAGTGAGTCGAGTGACAGCGAGACGACCGGACTGGGTGCGTTCAGTGGCGACGAAGATGAAGACGAAAATGGGAATGACGATTCAGTAGATTCCACCGGCACGAGTGCAACGAGCACGACGAATACGAACGGAACAACGGACAGCACCGCTGGCGAACAAATCGAATTTACCGGCACGGTCGTACAGGCCGGGAACCCCGTCGTCCTCGACGACGGCGAAGAAACGGTGAGCGTCGAGACGACTGCGGACGTTCACCTCGGGCAGGAAGTTACCGCCCGGGGCGAACTCCGCGATGGAACGCTCGACGCAGAAGACGTATTTTAG
- a CDS encoding histone, which translates to MSVELPFAPVDTIIRRNAGSLRVSAGAAEELARRIQTHGADLATDAAKEATRDGRKTLMAGDFGVQQVIDKDDLTLPVAPVDRIARLDIDNDYRVAMGARVALADILEDYANNVASAASILAHHADRRTVKAEDIETYFRLFE; encoded by the coding sequence ATGAGCGTTGAGCTTCCGTTTGCGCCGGTCGATACGATAATCCGACGAAACGCGGGTTCCCTCCGCGTCAGTGCGGGGGCGGCAGAAGAACTCGCCCGCCGGATTCAGACGCATGGCGCAGATTTGGCGACGGATGCGGCGAAGGAGGCGACGAGGGATGGACGAAAGACGTTGATGGCGGGGGATTTCGGCGTTCAACAGGTCATCGACAAGGACGACCTCACCCTGCCAGTTGCCCCAGTTGACCGAATCGCGCGCCTCGACATTGACAACGATTACCGTGTCGCAATGGGCGCGCGCGTCGCGTTGGCGGACATTCTCGAAGATTACGCGAACAACGTGGCGTCCGCCGCGTCGATTCTCGCACATCACGCCGACCGGCGAACGGTTAAGGCCGAGGACATCGAGACTTACTTCAGGCTGTTCGAATGA
- a CDS encoding histone deacetylase family protein, producing the protein MKFGYSETCLAHDTGKRHPETPDRLRAIRQALTRKHGVEYIDPAPATESEVTAVHDEGYVAEFREFCENGGGNWDPDTVAVEATWDAALQSSGLSCWSAKRALAGDNGRNTPFALGRPPGHHAVGDDAMGFCFFNNAAVAAQSVIDRGEAERVAIFDWDVHHGNGTQDIFYDDGNVFYASIHEEGLYPGTGEIEEVGESNGEGTTLNVPLPAGSGDPEYRTTLDELVAPTITAFDPDLLLVSAGFDAHRHDPISRMRVSTEGYGMLTARVRAVADEVDSALGFVLEGGYGMDTLSDGVAIVHEVFDGMEPVVPEEKANEDVLEAVSAVRSSHPLLDSA; encoded by the coding sequence ATGAAATTCGGCTACAGCGAGACGTGTTTAGCTCACGACACCGGTAAACGACATCCAGAAACGCCCGACCGCCTGCGTGCGATTCGACAGGCACTCACGCGCAAACACGGTGTCGAGTATATCGACCCCGCTCCAGCGACGGAATCCGAGGTAACCGCGGTTCACGACGAAGGCTACGTCGCGGAGTTTCGGGAGTTTTGCGAAAACGGCGGCGGGAATTGGGACCCGGACACCGTCGCAGTGGAAGCGACGTGGGACGCCGCACTGCAAAGTTCCGGACTATCGTGCTGGTCGGCAAAGCGGGCATTGGCGGGTGACAACGGACGGAATACGCCCTTCGCGCTCGGCCGACCGCCGGGACACCACGCGGTCGGCGACGACGCCATGGGATTTTGTTTCTTCAACAACGCCGCGGTCGCGGCCCAGTCTGTCATCGACAGAGGGGAGGCAGAACGCGTCGCCATCTTCGACTGGGACGTTCATCACGGAAACGGAACGCAGGACATCTTCTACGACGACGGAAACGTCTTTTACGCCTCGATTCACGAGGAAGGGCTGTATCCCGGGACGGGCGAAATCGAAGAGGTCGGGGAAAGTAACGGGGAAGGGACGACCCTCAACGTCCCGCTTCCGGCGGGGTCGGGCGACCCAGAATACAGAACGACGCTCGACGAGTTGGTCGCACCCACGATTACGGCGTTCGACCCCGACCTGCTGTTGGTGAGTGCAGGATTCGACGCTCACCGCCACGACCCGATTTCACGGATGCGCGTCTCGACGGAGGGATACGGGATGCTCACTGCGCGCGTTCGTGCGGTCGCGGACGAAGTCGATTCCGCGCTCGGATTCGTTCTGGAAGGCGGCTACGGAATGGACACGCTTTCCGACGGGGTCGCAATCGTTCACGAAGTGTTCGACGGGATGGAGCCAGTCGTCCCCGAAGAGAAAGCAAACGAGGACGTGTTGGAAGCCGTTTCAGCGGTTCGATCGTCCCATCCGCTGTTGGATTCGGCGTGA
- a CDS encoding glycosyltransferase — protein MKQERQGISSAVLHDRFPGMGGGERFAIETARVLDAPIYTTYVAEGVSLPEDVTVIPIQQEKYTRGVSGRFLEWKNEGMNPLETLSVALDLTDAHDELTNYDVLVESAPLSKSYVPPVEQTVLHYPHSPPRWLYDLYRERLSGFDYPGIRFALKGYAKWWRTLDKEANDYVDQFVANSELVRDRIQRYYDRDSAVLYPPVIGDWYDDGDDGYFVTWSRLSPEKRIGLVVDAFAGLDERLVVVGDGQERKALERRARGCDNIELLGYVDNIEDVVARATAVVYAPKDEDFGLVGAEALSAGKPLIGVNEGYTRQQVVDGVTGHRFEPTVASLRAAIERFDSNEFDGDEIRRFAERYDRTTFADDLLELVSRTHAEAASKRSAVNNDTKTVHIH, from the coding sequence ATGAAGCAGGAACGACAGGGCATTTCTTCGGCGGTGTTGCACGACCGGTTTCCCGGGATGGGAGGCGGAGAACGGTTCGCAATCGAGACAGCGCGAGTGCTCGATGCGCCGATTTACACGACGTACGTCGCGGAGGGCGTCAGCCTTCCGGAGGACGTGACTGTCATCCCGATTCAGCAGGAAAAGTACACTCGCGGCGTCTCCGGCCGATTTCTCGAATGGAAAAACGAGGGGATGAATCCGTTGGAAACGCTGTCGGTCGCACTCGATTTGACCGACGCACACGACGAACTGACGAATTACGACGTGCTGGTTGAGAGCGCCCCGCTTTCGAAATCATACGTTCCGCCCGTCGAACAGACGGTGCTTCATTATCCGCACAGTCCGCCGCGGTGGCTCTACGACCTCTACCGCGAGCGGCTATCCGGGTTCGACTACCCCGGCATCCGCTTCGCGCTGAAGGGCTACGCGAAATGGTGGCGAACGCTCGACAAGGAGGCGAACGACTACGTTGACCAGTTCGTCGCCAACAGTGAACTGGTGCGTGACCGAATCCAGCGATACTATGACAGAGATTCCGCGGTTCTCTATCCCCCGGTTATCGGCGACTGGTACGATGACGGCGATGACGGCTACTTCGTGACGTGGTCGCGACTTTCGCCCGAAAAACGCATCGGCCTCGTGGTCGATGCGTTCGCCGGACTCGACGAACGCCTCGTCGTCGTCGGAGATGGCCAAGAACGCAAAGCACTCGAACGGAGGGCACGCGGCTGTGATAACATCGAACTGCTCGGCTACGTGGACAACATAGAGGACGTGGTCGCTCGTGCAACCGCAGTCGTCTACGCACCCAAGGACGAGGATTTCGGCCTCGTGGGGGCGGAAGCGCTGTCGGCCGGAAAACCGCTCATCGGGGTGAATGAAGGCTACACCCGCCAACAGGTCGTGGACGGAGTGACCGGACACCGGTTTGAACCGACCGTGGCGTCACTGCGGGCCGCAATCGAACGGTTCGACTCGAACGAGTTTGACGGCGACGAAATTCGACGGTTTGCGGAACGCTACGACCGAACGACGTTCGCGGACGACCTTCTCGAACTCGTCAGCAGAACGCACGCGGAAGCCGCCTCGAAGCGCTCCGCAGTCAACAATGATACGAAAACCGTACACATCCACTGA
- a CDS encoding glycosyltransferase family 2 protein — translation MIRKPYTSTEPRVSVVIPTLPENDHEGVVAALRNQTTTAFEVLVVDDGEMDICEARNAGIEAAKADTIALTDDDCRPPHDWVAQAAEALAEDEETVCVEGAVQGGRTYHGEGLYVGCNLVFDRETARSVGGFDSEYAGWRDDTEFGWRMESHGTCRYDPNLVMYHPDRTRARIDDEKEARLRHEYPNRYRERIVPQTTVGRVNDWLWRRGFWNAVDRVRYAGGRR, via the coding sequence ATGATACGAAAACCGTACACATCCACTGAGCCTCGCGTTTCGGTCGTGATTCCGACGCTTCCGGAAAACGACCACGAAGGTGTGGTCGCCGCCCTCCGCAATCAGACGACGACGGCGTTCGAGGTGTTGGTGGTGGACGATGGAGAGATGGACATCTGCGAGGCGAGAAACGCCGGAATCGAAGCCGCGAAGGCGGACACGATAGCTCTCACCGACGACGACTGCCGACCACCACACGACTGGGTGGCACAAGCGGCGGAAGCACTCGCGGAGGACGAGGAGACGGTTTGTGTCGAGGGAGCCGTACAGGGCGGGAGAACGTATCACGGCGAAGGGTTGTACGTCGGCTGTAACCTCGTATTCGACCGCGAAACGGCGCGTTCCGTCGGAGGGTTCGACAGCGAGTACGCTGGGTGGCGCGACGACACCGAGTTCGGATGGCGAATGGAATCCCACGGAACCTGCCGGTACGACCCGAATCTGGTGATGTACCATCCCGACAGGACGCGGGCGAGAATCGACGACGAAAAAGAAGCGCGCCTTCGACACGAATATCCCAATCGCTATCGGGAGCGAATCGTCCCGCAGACGACCGTCGGACGAGTCAACGACTGGCTCTGGCGACGTGGGTTTTGGAACGCGGTCGATAGGGTTCGATATGCCGGAGGAAGGCGATGA
- a CDS encoding alkaline phosphatase family protein, whose product MTLDDWVAESKGRVREDGWNGVDKSAYELYKGVLRRVGERRNYGESIYDQPWDALVVLDGCRVDCMRQVANEFSFIDRISRFQSAGTRSDEWMRANFSSRDCTDTVHVTANPNSDEHLDAENFALLDEVWRNTWDDELGTVPARAVTDRAISAGREHDAEKLVVHYMQPHFPSVPDPIPGDAMSRDEFGSRVGVWERLRRGDLTRNQVWDSYRENLRYVLSDVKVLLDNLDARRVVLTADHGNGFGEWYIYGHPDKVPIRVLREVPWVVTTANDSGSHDPESWMEKTETSVADRLSALGYR is encoded by the coding sequence ATGACGCTCGACGACTGGGTTGCGGAAAGCAAGGGCCGAGTTCGTGAAGATGGGTGGAACGGCGTGGACAAGTCGGCTTACGAACTGTACAAGGGCGTCCTTCGAAGAGTCGGCGAGCGCCGGAACTACGGCGAGTCGATATACGACCAACCGTGGGACGCGCTCGTCGTCCTCGATGGCTGTCGGGTCGATTGCATGCGACAAGTTGCGAACGAATTTTCGTTCATCGACCGAATCAGCCGATTCCAGTCGGCGGGGACGCGCTCCGACGAATGGATGCGAGCAAACTTTTCGAGCCGAGACTGTACCGACACGGTTCACGTCACGGCGAATCCGAACTCCGACGAGCATCTCGATGCGGAAAACTTCGCCCTATTGGACGAGGTGTGGCGCAACACATGGGACGACGAACTCGGAACGGTTCCCGCTCGCGCCGTTACCGACCGCGCGATTTCGGCGGGGCGCGAACACGACGCGGAAAAACTCGTCGTTCACTACATGCAACCGCATTTTCCCTCGGTTCCCGACCCGATTCCGGGCGACGCGATGAGTCGGGACGAGTTCGGCAGTCGGGTCGGCGTCTGGGAGCGCCTGCGGAGAGGTGACCTTACGCGAAATCAGGTCTGGGACTCCTACCGGGAAAACCTCAGATACGTCCTCTCCGACGTGAAAGTCCTACTCGACAACCTCGATGCACGCCGCGTCGTGCTGACCGCAGACCACGGCAACGGGTTCGGCGAATGGTATATTTACGGGCATCCGGACAAGGTGCCGATTCGAGTCCTCCGGGAGGTTCCGTGGGTCGTCACCACCGCAAACGATTCCGGGTCGCACGACCCGGAATCGTGGATGGAGAAAACGGAAACGTCGGTTGCCGACCGACTGTCGGCGTTGGGGTACCGATGA